In the Vanessa cardui chromosome 10, ilVanCard2.1, whole genome shotgun sequence genome, one interval contains:
- the LOC124532956 gene encoding hsp70-binding protein 1: protein MESSDRADHVAGALTYPNPNEQGMSMQPRRPTNLQTLLRFAIDATNKTEEDGPTSSAVSALDEERRRFLEEALKSLTVDVPKVLQRGIKILTNVEFIKSVQLGQPVPDDIRAAFNNMMEFVDDIDVAMDFQKLGGFAVFPICYGSENEDIRIRTSQLLAEICQNNPHCQARVLEYGLLNVLLHLANSEKGYALAKCISAISCSVREYDPGCRELIAQGGCDTLTSALEQPHVSARTKAAFLIRYLCQNYPDAKEKFIQNNIVKIIAEQLKKGRDASSEQLLSVLQTLLEGQDSTVLQQFREPSLNLKQIIVDHLDVPEFVGDGFIEEKEYCYAVLRVFDSCPQVEVVNSEVDR from the exons ATGGAATCAAGTGATCGTGCTGACCATGTCGCGGGCGCTCTGACATACCCTAACCCTAATGAGCAAGGCATGTCAATGCAGCCTCGACGACCAACTAATTTGCAG ACGCTCCTTCGTTTCGCTATTGACGCCACAAACAAGACCGAGGAAGATGGGCCGACTAGCTCGGCGGTCAGTGCTTTGGACGAAGAG AGGCGTCGATTCTTGGAGGAGGCTTTGAAGAGCCTCACGGTGGACGTGCCGAAGGTGTTGCAGCGAGGAATTAAAATACTCACCAACGTAGAGTTTATAAAGAGCGTGCAACTCGGCCAGCCGGTACCGGACGACATCAGGGCGGCCTTCAACAATATGATGGAGTTTGTTGATGATATCGACGTCGCTATGG aTTTCCAAAAGTTGGGCGGATTCGCAGTCTTCCCGATTTGCTATGGTAGTGAAAATGAGGACATTCGCATTCGCACCAGCCAGCTGCTGGCTGAAATATGCCAGAACAACCCGCACTGCCAGGCGCGCGTTCTCGAGTACGGATTACTCAACGTACTCCTGCATTTGGCCAACAGCGAGAAGGGCTATGCGCTGGCTAAATGTATTTCCGCTATTTCAT gCTCAGTACGCGAGTACGATCCCGGCTGCCGGGAGCTGATCGCGCAGGGCGGCTGCGACACGCTCACGAGCGCGCTGGAGCAGCCTCACGTGTCCGCCAGGACCAAGGCTGCCTTCCTCATTCGTTACCTGTGCCAAAACTACCCTGATGCTAAAG AGAAATTCATTCAAAACAACATCGTGAAAATAATAGCGGAGCAGCTCAAAAAAGGGCGGGATGCATCCTCAGAACAGTTGCTGAGCGTCCTACAGACCTTGCTAGAAGGGCAAGACTCCACCGTCTTACAGCAATTCAGGGAACCGTCACTGAACCTTAAGCAGATCATAGTGGATCATCTGGACGTCCCGGAATTTGTGGGTGATGGTTTCATAGAAGAAAAGGAATACTGCTATGCCGTTTTAAGAGTGTTCGACAGTTGTCCACAGGTGGAAGTTGTGAACAGTGAAGTTGACAGATAG
- the LOC124533166 gene encoding uncharacterized protein LOC124533166 — MQVEKDFIKTDSANLPKVDSFMIANFFASNPDFYSAEFRNVKTSVSSRQSYGDDAIGYVQLKRDHTLCTVKCRICPEHRVRQTSYYVSMVIDEKVK; from the exons ATGCAAGTGGAGAAAGACTTTATAAAAACTGATAGTGCTAATCTGCCAAAAGTTGATTCGTTTATGATTGCAAATTTCTTTGCATCAAACCCGGACTTCTATTCTGCAGAATTTAGAAACGTGAAAACTTCAGT aTCATCAAGACAGTCCTATGGTGATGATGCTATTGGTTATGTTCAATTAAAACGTGACCACACTCTGTGCACCGTGAAATGCAGAATATGCCCTGAGCATAGAGTTCGTCAGACATCATATTATGTCAGCATGGTTATAgatgaaaaagtaaaataa